One Punica granatum isolate Tunisia-2019 chromosome 3, ASM765513v2, whole genome shotgun sequence genomic window carries:
- the LOC116200341 gene encoding protein DETOXIFICATION 49-like, with protein MNIDHNTAESSAPLLEFYGDPRKASSQQTEDCLRKQGDSARLAHDRAVWRASVLDVVPGDFLSFISLMGSSWRSSVYNLAGDMLRTVDSWKNAVSYILLRQVVEEMKLLYSIAFPMIITGLLLYGKSAISMFFMGQIGKDTLAGGSLAIGIANITGISVLSGLAMGMEPISSQACGAKQWPLMGQTLQRTITILALVCVPISILWLYVEPILLLCGQDPTISSIASVYLAYSLPDLFLQSLINPLKIYLRTQNITLPFMLGSAFGLLVHAPVNYILVYQTKLGIHGIAIAVSLTDLTVLAVVLLYVHFSSTCAKSWQGWSMEHCFQEWTQILCLAIPSCVSVCLEWWWYELMILLSGILSSESVATMGILLQATSLVYIFPSSLSQAVSTRVGNTLGAGEPYRARFSSFTALGCSVLTSLLALLFMTMARNTWGHIFTDDNAILSLTAAALPIVGLCELGNCPQTTGCGALRGSARPSLGASVNLFSFYVVGLPVAAMMGFAMHKGLLGLWLGLLAAQIACAAVMIVVLTRTDWETEAERARELTGTDPESGRPK; from the exons ATGAATATTGATCACAATACAGCTGAATCCTCAGCTCCTCTTCTGGAGTTCTATGGCGATCCTCGAAAGGCATCAAGTCAGCAAACCGAAGACTGCTTACGTAAGCAAGGAGACTCAGCTCGGCTCGCTCATGATCGGGCAGTCTGGAGAGCTTCGGTTTTAGAT GTTGTTCCCGGagattttctttcatttatttctcTCATGGGTAGTTCTTGGAGATCTTCGGTTTATAACCTTG CCGGAGACATGTTAAGGACTGTGGATTCGTGGAAGAATGCAGTTTCGTATATCTTGCTCCGGCAG GTAGTGGAAGAGATGAAGTTGTTGTACTCCATTGCCTTCCCGATGATCATCACCGGCCTTCTCCTCTATGGCAAGTCAGCGATATCGATGTTCTTCATGGGTCAGATTGGGAAAGACACATTAGCAGGCGGGTCCCTCGCGATCGGCATAGCTAACATTACCGGTATCTCGGTGTTGTCGGGCCTCGCCATGGGAATGGAACCGATCTCCTCCCAAGCGTGTGGAGCAAAGCAGTGGCCTCTGATGGGCCAAACCCTACAACGCACCATCACCATCCTAGCCCTAGTTTGCGTGCCCATCTCGATCCTTTGGCTCTATGTCGAGCCCATCCTCCTTTTATGTGGCCAAGACCCAACAATCTCATCCATTGCCTCAGTCTATTTAGCATACTCTCTCCCTGACCTCTTCCTTCAATCTCTCATAAACCCGCTCAAAATCTACCTCAGAACACAAAACATAACCTTGCCGTTTATGCTCGGGTCGGCCTTCGGCCTGTTAGTTCATGCGCCCGTTAACTACATCTTGGTCTACCAGACAAAGCTTGGCATTCATGGAATCGCCATTGCCGTCTCCTTAACTGACCTCACGGTCCTTGCCGTGGTGCTACTTTACGTGCACTTCTCGAGCACGTGCGCTAAATCGTGGCAAGGCTGGTCAATGGAGCATTGCTTTCAGGAATGGACCCAAATCCTTTGCCTAGCTATCCCCAGCTGCGTCTCAGTGTGCCTGGAATGGTGGTGGTATGAGCTCATGATTCTCCTCTCTGGCATTCTATCATCGGAGTCTGTTGCGACCATGGGCATCCTGCTGCAAGCCACTTCATTGGTGTACATCTTCCCTTCATCCCTCAGCCAAGCTGTGTCAACGCGTGTTGGGAATACACTGGGAGCCGGTGAGCCCTACAGGGCAAGGTTTTCATCCTTCACAGCACTGGGTTGCTCGGTTCTCACTAGCCTCCTGGCCCTCCTGTTCATGACCATGGCGAGGAACACATGGGGCCATATATTCACCGACGACAACGCCATCCTGTCCCTCACAGCAGCTGCCCTCCCCATTGTGGGGTTATGCGAGCTCGGTAACTGCCCCCAGACCACTGGGTGCGGGGCACTGAGGGGTAGCGCGAGGCCGTCCCTCGGAGCGAGTGTGAACCTCTTCTCGTTCTACGTGGTCGGGCTACCGGTGGCAGCCATGATGGGCTTCGCGATGCATAAGGGCCTCCTGGGCCTCTGGTTGGGCCTCCTGGCAGCCCAGATCGCGTGTGCAGCAGTGATGATTGTGGTGCTGacaaggactgattgggaaACAGAGGCGGAGCGAGCGCGCGAGCTGACGGGCACCGACCCGGAAAGCGGACGGCCCAAGTGA
- the LOC116198776 gene encoding uncharacterized protein LOC116198776 — MACLEMYNNSDPNPSKGGIPAHFVAPMSPRISFSNDFVESAQQAAKPCPELTRMKDTISSSSSDFEFSVRSHSMMSADELFFKGRLLPFKDACCHAKKGAATITTLREELLAGEDDDDEDDLALRPPKGSTATRWKGLLGLRKAHIGSKKAEAAKINAPAPDSAHPASQEVLDVGGSNCGDVEMGM, encoded by the exons ATGGCATGCTTAGAGATGTACAACAACTCCGATCCCAACCCTAGCAAGGGCGGCATCCCCGCCCACTTCGTTGCCCCGATGAGCCCCCGCATCTCCTTCTCCAACGACTTCGTGGAGTCGGCCCAGCAAGCCGCCAAGCCCTGCCCCGAGCTCACCCGGATGAAGGACACCATAAGTTCTTCCTCCTCGGACTTTGAATTCTCGGTGAGGAGCCACTCCATGATGAGCGCCGACGAGCTCTTCTTCAAGGGCCGGCTCCTGCCCTTCAAGGACGCGTGCTGCCACGCGAAGAAGGGCGCCGCCACCATCACCACCCTCAGGGAGGAGCTCCTCGCCGGGGAGGATGACGACGATGAGGATGACTTGGCGCTCCGGCCCCCCAAGGGTTCCACCGCTACCCGGTGGAAGGGGCTGTTGGGCCTCAGGAAGGCCCACATTGGATCCAAAAAGGCCGAGGCCGCTAAGATCAACGCGCCGGCTCCAGACAGTGCTCACCCGGCATCACAG GAAGTGCTAGACGTGGGGGGATCGAATTGCGGGGACGTGGAGATGGGGATGTAG
- the LOC116201379 gene encoding uncharacterized protein LOC116201379 isoform X1 has product MSSRARISLRPTKPTSAPDEKEKMEKPGTKFYGPEKTVTNRRRLNREKKLALLQDVDKLKRKLRHEENVHRALERALTRPLGALPRLPPYLPPYTLELLAEVAVLEEEIVRLEEKVVNFRQGLYQEAVYISSKRNAENLSDSMDDFPVRRAKHERSKSLSQSEFSSLTSISTSRLQSSLTRSTSSRKLLSSDTVLDRSANTSSRMMNGKSSLRKLNSPQPPIPEDIRGKENFSSVNSAKDRQFLEKTGAKSTTPVKRTPIKKDPSSESSTDSVRLQLESRFIEHEKAHESSLNSSEDWSLQGDSITPNKISEETVRCLSNIFARMSTSKGKAHGPENSPGEFASWDCYDTCPELRQRDIGPYKRLLAVEASSIDLNRKTNALFLLHRLKFLLGKLASVRLDGLSHQQKLAFWINTYNSCMMNAFLEHGIPDTPETVVALMQKATIDVGGLLLNAITIEHFILRLPYHLKFTCPKASKNDEMKARSTFGLEWSEPLVTFALSCGSWSSPAVRLYTASQVEDELDAAKKDYLQAAVGISKANKLIIPKLLDWYLLDFAKDMESLLDWICLQLPDDLRDETVRCLERKGEEPLSKLVRVVPYDFSFRLLLPHQ; this is encoded by the exons ATGAGCTCCAGAGCACGAATTTCCCTTCGACCCACTAAACCAACTTCAGCTCCCGATGAG AAGGAGAAGATGGAGAAGCCAGGAACAAAATTCTATGGTCCCGAGAAGACAGTGACCAACCGCCGGCGACTGAACAGGGAAAAGAAGTTGGCTTTGCTTCAAGAT GTTGATAAGCTGAAGAGGAAGCTTCGGCATGAAGAGAATGTGCACAGAGCGTTGGAGAGAGCTCTGACTCGGCCTCTCGGAGCTCTTCCCCGTCTTCCTCCTTATCTTCCTCCATAT ACATTAGAACTCTTGGCTGAAGTTGCTGTTTTGGAAGAAGAGATTGTTCGACTCGAGGAGAAGGTGGTGAATTTCCGTCAAGGTCTATATCAGGAGGCTGTATACATTTCGTCCAAAAGAAACGCGGAGAATTTGAGCGATTCCATGGATGATTTTCCTGTCAGAAGGGCCAAACATGAGCGGTCAAAGTCTCTCTCCCAGAGCGAGTTCAGTTCTCTAACTTCCATTTCAACTTCGAGGCTTCAGTCTTCTCTTACAAGAAGCACATCGAGCAGGAAGCTGTTATCTTCTGATACCGTATTAGATCGGTCAGCAAACACTTCAAGCAGGATGATGAACGGAAAATCCAGTCTTAGGAAACTCAATTCCCCTCAACCGCCGATCCCGGAAGACATTCGTGGGAAGGAGAATTTCTCCTCTGTGAATTCCGCTAAAGATAGGCAGTTTCTCGAAAAGACTGGTGCAAAGTCTACTACACCAGTTAAGAGAACTCCAATCAAGAAAGACCCCTCTTCTGAAAGTTCTACTGATTCAGTGAGGTTGCAG CTAGAGAGCAGATTCATTGAGCATGAAAAAGCGCATGAGAGCTCATTGAACTCTTCAGAGGACTGGTCATTGCAAGGAGATAGCATCACACCAAACAAGATCTCAGAGGAAACGGTCCGCTGTCTGTCAAACATATTTGCCAGAATGAGCACATCAAAGGGCAAAGCTCATGGGCCCGAGAACTCACCAGGAGAATTTGCTTCATGGGATTGTTACGACACTTGTCCTGAATTGCGACAGAGAGATATTGGTCCTTACAAGCGATTGCTAGCGGTTGAAGCCAGCTCAATCGATCTTAACAGAAAAACAAACGCGTTGTTCCTACTCCATAGACTAAA GTTCTTGCTCGGGAAGCTTGCCTCTGTTCGCTTAGACGGGCTTAGCCATCAGCAAAAGCTTGCATTTTGGATTAACACCTACAACTCTTGCATGATGAAT GCATTCTTAGAGCATGGGATACCCGACACACCCGAGACAGTCGTGGCATTGATGCAAAAG GCGACGATTGATGTGGGAGGCCTCTTGCTGAACGCTATCACAATTGAGCATTTTATATTGAGATTGCCGTACCACTTAAAATTT ACATGCCCAAAAGCTTCAAAGAATGACGAGATGAAGGCACGGAGTACATTTGGGTTGGAGTGGTCTGAGCCGCTTGTCACATTTGCTCTCTCCTGTGGAAGCTGGTCTTCCCCTGCA GTGCGGTTATACACTGCATCTCAAGTCGAGGACGAGCTCGATGCAGCAAAGAAGGACTATCTCCAGGCAGCAGTTGGAATATCAAAGGCAAACAAGTTGATAATCCCGAAGCTGTTGGACTGGTACCTCCTCGATTTTGCGAAGGACATGGAGTCACTGCTCGACTGGATCTGCCTTCAGCTGCCAGACGACCTTCGAGACGAGACAGTCAGATGCCTAGAGAGGAAGGGCGAGGAGCCGCTCTCGAAGCTTGTTCGAGTTGTTCCTTATGATTTCAGCTTCAGGCTTCTGCTTCCGCACCAGTAA
- the LOC116201379 gene encoding uncharacterized protein LOC116201379 isoform X2, which yields MSSRARISLRPTKPTSAPDEEKMEKPGTKFYGPEKTVTNRRRLNREKKLALLQDVDKLKRKLRHEENVHRALERALTRPLGALPRLPPYLPPYTLELLAEVAVLEEEIVRLEEKVVNFRQGLYQEAVYISSKRNAENLSDSMDDFPVRRAKHERSKSLSQSEFSSLTSISTSRLQSSLTRSTSSRKLLSSDTVLDRSANTSSRMMNGKSSLRKLNSPQPPIPEDIRGKENFSSVNSAKDRQFLEKTGAKSTTPVKRTPIKKDPSSESSTDSVRLQLESRFIEHEKAHESSLNSSEDWSLQGDSITPNKISEETVRCLSNIFARMSTSKGKAHGPENSPGEFASWDCYDTCPELRQRDIGPYKRLLAVEASSIDLNRKTNALFLLHRLKFLLGKLASVRLDGLSHQQKLAFWINTYNSCMMNAFLEHGIPDTPETVVALMQKATIDVGGLLLNAITIEHFILRLPYHLKFTCPKASKNDEMKARSTFGLEWSEPLVTFALSCGSWSSPAVRLYTASQVEDELDAAKKDYLQAAVGISKANKLIIPKLLDWYLLDFAKDMESLLDWICLQLPDDLRDETVRCLERKGEEPLSKLVRVVPYDFSFRLLLPHQ from the exons ATGAGCTCCAGAGCACGAATTTCCCTTCGACCCACTAAACCAACTTCAGCTCCCGATGAG GAGAAGATGGAGAAGCCAGGAACAAAATTCTATGGTCCCGAGAAGACAGTGACCAACCGCCGGCGACTGAACAGGGAAAAGAAGTTGGCTTTGCTTCAAGAT GTTGATAAGCTGAAGAGGAAGCTTCGGCATGAAGAGAATGTGCACAGAGCGTTGGAGAGAGCTCTGACTCGGCCTCTCGGAGCTCTTCCCCGTCTTCCTCCTTATCTTCCTCCATAT ACATTAGAACTCTTGGCTGAAGTTGCTGTTTTGGAAGAAGAGATTGTTCGACTCGAGGAGAAGGTGGTGAATTTCCGTCAAGGTCTATATCAGGAGGCTGTATACATTTCGTCCAAAAGAAACGCGGAGAATTTGAGCGATTCCATGGATGATTTTCCTGTCAGAAGGGCCAAACATGAGCGGTCAAAGTCTCTCTCCCAGAGCGAGTTCAGTTCTCTAACTTCCATTTCAACTTCGAGGCTTCAGTCTTCTCTTACAAGAAGCACATCGAGCAGGAAGCTGTTATCTTCTGATACCGTATTAGATCGGTCAGCAAACACTTCAAGCAGGATGATGAACGGAAAATCCAGTCTTAGGAAACTCAATTCCCCTCAACCGCCGATCCCGGAAGACATTCGTGGGAAGGAGAATTTCTCCTCTGTGAATTCCGCTAAAGATAGGCAGTTTCTCGAAAAGACTGGTGCAAAGTCTACTACACCAGTTAAGAGAACTCCAATCAAGAAAGACCCCTCTTCTGAAAGTTCTACTGATTCAGTGAGGTTGCAG CTAGAGAGCAGATTCATTGAGCATGAAAAAGCGCATGAGAGCTCATTGAACTCTTCAGAGGACTGGTCATTGCAAGGAGATAGCATCACACCAAACAAGATCTCAGAGGAAACGGTCCGCTGTCTGTCAAACATATTTGCCAGAATGAGCACATCAAAGGGCAAAGCTCATGGGCCCGAGAACTCACCAGGAGAATTTGCTTCATGGGATTGTTACGACACTTGTCCTGAATTGCGACAGAGAGATATTGGTCCTTACAAGCGATTGCTAGCGGTTGAAGCCAGCTCAATCGATCTTAACAGAAAAACAAACGCGTTGTTCCTACTCCATAGACTAAA GTTCTTGCTCGGGAAGCTTGCCTCTGTTCGCTTAGACGGGCTTAGCCATCAGCAAAAGCTTGCATTTTGGATTAACACCTACAACTCTTGCATGATGAAT GCATTCTTAGAGCATGGGATACCCGACACACCCGAGACAGTCGTGGCATTGATGCAAAAG GCGACGATTGATGTGGGAGGCCTCTTGCTGAACGCTATCACAATTGAGCATTTTATATTGAGATTGCCGTACCACTTAAAATTT ACATGCCCAAAAGCTTCAAAGAATGACGAGATGAAGGCACGGAGTACATTTGGGTTGGAGTGGTCTGAGCCGCTTGTCACATTTGCTCTCTCCTGTGGAAGCTGGTCTTCCCCTGCA GTGCGGTTATACACTGCATCTCAAGTCGAGGACGAGCTCGATGCAGCAAAGAAGGACTATCTCCAGGCAGCAGTTGGAATATCAAAGGCAAACAAGTTGATAATCCCGAAGCTGTTGGACTGGTACCTCCTCGATTTTGCGAAGGACATGGAGTCACTGCTCGACTGGATCTGCCTTCAGCTGCCAGACGACCTTCGAGACGAGACAGTCAGATGCCTAGAGAGGAAGGGCGAGGAGCCGCTCTCGAAGCTTGTTCGAGTTGTTCCTTATGATTTCAGCTTCAGGCTTCTGCTTCCGCACCAGTAA